ACATAAACAGCGCAAATTTGTGATAGTACGGGGATTTTACTTAACCGGATTAAAACCACCAAGATAGCGATCAGCAAGCCGCCAAACATGGAAGCAACCGCTAAAAAGAGCGTATAGCCTGCGCCGTGCAGCAAAATCGGGAAGGCGTCTTTAAGTAGCTGTATTAAACTGGGCAAATCCATTCCGTTACTCCAAAAATAAAAACCCCCTTTATAACAGGGGGCGTAAATCTTACCTTTACTCGTTGATATTAGGATCTGTTGACGTTTCATTCACTGCGTTATGCTCCTCGACAATAACCCGTTATTGCCTTCGTCACATGCTTTGTGCCTGGCCGTTTTCCGGCTCAGCGCAATGGCGAATGAAACGTCAACAGACCCTATATATAACCATTTTTAGTCCACGAAATACACCAAAAATACGAACAGTTGGGAAATTGCATTTTTTCATGTATTTCGTAGGCCATTTATTGTGCAGTAGGGGCTTTGCTCACATCGCGATCAAACCATTTTTTAGATATTTTGGCGAAACTACCCTCTGCTTGTAGATCAGCTAAGGCTTTGTTTAAGGATGCCTTAAATTTAGGATTGCCTTTTACAAAAGGAATCCCTGATTTCTCGATATCGCCCAGCGGAGCACCAGCTTTCAGTGGCAATTTAGTTTTCTTAACAATATAAGGGATAAGCAAGCTATCGTTCAGCGCTGCATCAATACGGCTAAGCGCTAAATCTTGCAGATATTCTTGGGAGCCTGGATAAGTCTTAACGTCGATTCCTCCTACAGCCTTGGCGATATCGGCATAGTTAGTGCCTTGGCCCAAGCCCAGTTTTTTACCTTTTAAATCTTCTAAACTTTTGAATACGCGTGTGTCATTGTTGCGCACAATCAGTTGCGGGCTAGATAGTGTATAAGGCTCAGAAAAATCAAAAGTTTCTTTACGTTTATCAGTAATACCTACTTGGTTAATTACAATATCGTACTTACCCGCCTGTAGGCCTGCCAGCATGGCGCTCCACTCGCTGGTACTAAACTCCGCTTTTACCCCAATTTTTTGCGCTAAAGCTTTAGCTAGCTCAACTTCAAATCCTGTTAACACATTGTTTTCTTTGAAGTTAAAAGGGGGGTAAGTGCCTTCAACCGCAATTTTTAGTGTGCCACGTTGTTTAATCGTATCGAGTAAATCAGTGGCACTAGCGTGAATTGTAAAACCCAATAGAGCTGCAGCAAGTAAGAATTTGCGCATTTACATATTCCTTTTTAATCTAAGTGGATGTTTTCAAATGCAATATTCGCATAGTTGCGCGGTGCTGAACAGAAATTTTATTAGGCAATGACATGGTAATTATGCCTAAAGATGAGTAGCGAGGGGGGCTTGGGGCGTTGTTGCTAGGGTCGGTTGACGTTTCCCAGCTCACCGCAATTGCGAAGGAAACATCAACAGACTCTAGCAGCCTGTTGGACTTAGCATCAGTCAGTTGCAAAATCACCTGATCGGCCCATATTTCAACAGATTTTTGACCAATAACTCGTTATTGGCGTTGCAAATCCGGCAAAATCTGGTCTCGACCATGCGATTTTTCGCTTCGACCGTCTAAGTCCGACAGGCTGCTAGTGCTTTATTTTCTATATTTATTTTCTATGGCTAAGTTGCTTCCATCTTTATCCATGCTTTGCAAAATTTTATTGTAAATATCTATCTTTTTTTTATCTACGTTTAGATTACAAGCCAGATACAATTCTGTTTGGTTAAATAAAAGAATGGGCGATATCTTATCTGATAAGTTTTTCCTTTTTAAAATAGCTAAGCCAAGGAGTTCACCCGTAGCCCAAAAATCAAAACGATTCTTTAATAGTTTTTGTGGGTTGTCTTCATCTGCTTTTGCAAGATCAACTTTAAAGCCATTCTTAAGTAAATATTCAGCGATTGCATCGCCGTGATATGCGCCAATTGAATAAGGCTTTAATTCATCTAGATTTTTAGGCGCGCGATTATCACCTTGTTTGGCAAAGATATACCAATTATTTTTGACTAAAGGGCCTACCCATTGAAATAGCGCTACGCGCTCTGGAGTGCGAGTGGTCGAAAAAACGCAAGTATCGCGCTCTTTTTGAGCTAATTGATAAGCCCTGACCCAAGGATAGGCGGTGATGGTATAGCTTTCTTTGGCACGTGCCATCACTTCAATTACTTTCTCTGTAGAGATGCCGCTAACCTGCTGGCTTTTTGCATCCACGATATTAAACGGCGGGTAGTCCTCCGTGGTTAAGGTCAGTGCTTGTGCTGGGCTGCTCAGTATGATTAGAGTCAAAAGCGTTGATTTCATTTTCTACTCCAAATAAAGCCAGTACTAATTAGTCGCACTTTCTCTCTGTTCAAGCGCTATTCGTGGAAGATTTTTCATAGGGAGCTATATCTATTTGCTTAGCTGGCTTTGTGATTGAGTTGCTGAGGCTAGCAGCTTGCCGGGCTTAGCATCAGTCAGCTGCAAAATCACCTGATCGGCCTATATTTCACCAGATTTTTGACCAATAACTCGTTATTGGCGCTGCAAATCCGGCAAAATCTGGTCTCGACCATGCGATTTTTCGCTTCGACCGTCTAAGTCCGACAGGCTGCTAGGGGGCTCTTACCCTTGTTTTAGACCGTAAATTAGTAAAGTACAACGCAGCAGGCAAGCTAAGCAGATCGTTTTATGGGGCTTATCTGTTCGTTGAAAGTAGGGTTTTATTGCGCTTGCTTGGCTGAACCCTACAGCGTTCCTTCGCTGGTTACTTGCTTTCCCTCGCAGTAGGGGGCTGTGGCCCTTTCTGGCAAGTGGTCATCCTCTGTGTCTGAAAAGTATAAAAAATACTATTAAAGTAATTTTTTATAGCCAAATAATATAAAAAGCGGATAAGCTGGCCTTTTTAGATCAAACTGTTCTAAAAAAATTTTTAAAATAATCGTTAGATTGATAGGGGCCTGTATGTTTAAACATCCTTTTTTTCTCATCTCTTGTTGACGCTGCAATGTGGAGCCTGCCGTGTTTACAAGGTGATTGAGGTGTTTAAATGAGCTTGCCCATTTTAGATTTATCCCTGTTTGAAAGTGAAAATCGTGATGAATTCTTGCGTGATCTGCGCTATGCCGCGCGGGATTACGGTTTTTTTATTTGCGTGGTCATGGCATCGGTGAGCGTTATCAGCAGGACATGCTGACCTTAGCAAGTCAGTTTTTTGTTTGTCAGCCGGTATTAAAACTACAGAAGAGTTTAATAAATGACCTCAGCATCTATTTTATCTTTGATCGGTAATACGCCATTGGTAGAAATTACCCAGCTTGATACGGGCCTCTGTCGCTTATTTGTAAAGCTGGAAAACCAAAATCTCGGAGGGTCAATTAAAGATCGCGTTGCACTTTCAATGATTGAAGCCGCCGAGCAAAGCGGGCAGTTAAAGCCTGGCGGTACCATTGTTGAAGCCACTGCTGGCAATACCGGCCTTGGGCTGGCACTGGTGGCGGGCCGTAAGGGCTATCGCACCGTGCTGATTGTTCCGGACAAAATGAGCCGTGAAAAAGTGCTGAATCTGCAAGCTTTAGGTGCGGAAGTGATTCTGACTCGCTCCGATGTGAGCAAGGGGCATCCTGACTATTACCAAGATAAAGCGCGTCGCGTGGCGCAATCGATTCCGAGCGCTTTTTATATTGATCAATTTAGTAATCCGGCAAACCCTGCCGCGCATGAAAAAACCACGGGGCCGGAAATCTGGCGTCAGTTGGAGGAAAAAGTGGATGCGGTGGTGGTGGGTGTAGGCTCAAGCGGCACACTCACTGGCTTATCACGCTTTTTTGCCCGCGTTTCTCCGCAAACCGAGTTTGTACTGGCCGACCCAGTGGGATCGATTCTGGCGGATTATGTAGAAACCGGCGCTTTTGGCAGCGCAGGCAGCTGGCTGGTTGAGGGCATAGGAGAAGACTTTGTACCGCCGCAGTTTGACGGTAGTTCAATTAAACGTAGCTACCGCATCAGCGATAAAGAAAGCTTTGAAACTGGCCGCGCGCTACTGCTGGCTGAAGGCCTGTTTGCCGGTG
This genomic interval from Iodobacter fluviatilis contains the following:
- a CDS encoding transporter substrate-binding domain-containing protein: MRKFLLAAALLGFTIHASATDLLDTIKQRGTLKIAVEGTYPPFNFKENNVLTGFEVELAKALAQKIGVKAEFSTSEWSAMLAGLQAGKYDIVINQVGITDKRKETFDFSEPYTLSSPQLIVRNNDTRVFKSLEDLKGKKLGLGQGTNYADIAKAVGGIDVKTYPGSQEYLQDLALSRIDAALNDSLLIPYIVKKTKLPLKAGAPLGDIEKSGIPFVKGNPKFKASLNKALADLQAEGSFAKISKKWFDRDVSKAPTAQ
- a CDS encoding substrate-binding periplasmic protein, which gives rise to MKSTLLTLIILSSPAQALTLTTEDYPPFNIVDAKSQQVSGISTEKVIEVMARAKESYTITAYPWVRAYQLAQKERDTCVFSTTRTPERVALFQWVGPLVKNNWYIFAKQGDNRAPKNLDELKPYSIGAYHGDAIAEYLLKNGFKVDLAKADEDNPQKLLKNRFDFWATGELLGLAILKRKNLSDKISPILLFNQTELYLACNLNVDKKKIDIYNKILQSMDKDGSNLAIENKYRK
- a CDS encoding 2-oxoglutarate and iron-dependent oxygenase domain-containing protein, producing MSLPILDLSLFESENRDEFLRDLRYAARDYGFFICVVMASVSVISRTC
- a CDS encoding pyridoxal-phosphate dependent enzyme, giving the protein MTSASILSLIGNTPLVEITQLDTGLCRLFVKLENQNLGGSIKDRVALSMIEAAEQSGQLKPGGTIVEATAGNTGLGLALVAGRKGYRTVLIVPDKMSREKVLNLQALGAEVILTRSDVSKGHPDYYQDKARRVAQSIPSAFYIDQFSNPANPAAHEKTTGPEIWRQLEEKVDAVVVGVGSSGTLTGLSRFFARVSPQTEFVLADPVGSILADYVETGAFGSAGSWLVEGIGEDFVPPQFDGSSIKRSYRISDKESFETGRALLLAEGLFAGASSGTLLAAALRYCREQTTPKRVVTFIGDSGNKYLSKMYNDHWMIDQGMIENAKTGNLADLIGRPHASGATLIADPDEPLSQAWQRMRSNDVSQLPVLENGEIVGIIDEWDLLLSVHGEPQQFAMPVRAAMTSQVTTLVPDASVRDLLQVFNDEKIAVIADKTCFYGLITQSDLLAFWRKKFVSGAGA